The following are from one region of the Plasmodium gaboni strain SY75 chromosome 12, whole genome shotgun sequence genome:
- a CDS encoding hypothetical protein (conserved Plasmodium protein, unknown function), whose protein sequence is MKRHISPCLQREIFLCNSQKNNKRCLVLSLNNELQFVLKAYSVQNEEPSFDIQNIKDLLNDQLCYILYNVNNYSSYYHWILILWAPEKNKILIDDIDENKVKKNDFIHIVDKGIYKYNNATNKINKLLYYSFKQKFLDIIFNYYDIPLFEINNFVMLEKCIHDCNNKYYNYKNCCTLLNREKTEPKNDSFDIYNQYSLQRYYLLNIQLRSVNNIIILNDPSLCHDMKRLLEEPNICLNLFYIDIQNYKIISNHLNIDNIEQVHSFIKENKIFYVIYKVLDTYTFFYICNEICANTKQKFLYSFFKPYLVEYLKKIKNIPIFLSIELSKTKHLIRFINADLKKNKSGKFENKHKNDTNNNNKNNS, encoded by the exons aTGAAAAGACATATAAGCCCATGCTTACAGAGggaaatatttttatgcAACAGTcagaaaaataataaacgATGCCTCGTTCTTTCCTTAAATAATGAAT TACAATTCGTTCTGAAAGCCTATTCTGTACAAAATGAAGAACCCTCCTTtgatatacaaaatataaaagatttattaaatgatcAACTTTGTTATATACTTTATAATGTTAATAATTATAGCTCATATTATCATTGGATATTAATATTGTGGGCACCAGAAAAGAATAAGATATTAATAGATGATAtagatgaaaataaagtaaaaaaaaatgattttatacatattgttgataaaggaatatataaatataataatgcAACTAATAAGATcaataaattattatattatagttttaaacaaaaatttctggatataatttttaattattatgatatacccttatttgaaataaataattttgttatgctagaaaaatgtatacatgattgtaataataaatattataattataaaaattgttGTACCTTATTAAATAGAGAAAAAACAGAACCAAAAAATGACTcttttgatatatataatcaatATAGTTTACAAagatattatttattaaatatacaacTAAGAAgtgttaataatataattattttaaatgatCCATCACTTTGTCATGATATGAAACGTCTTCTTGAAGAACcaaatatatgtttaaatttattttatatagatatacagaattataaaattataagtaatcatttaaatattgataatattgAACAAGTTCATTCTTTTAtaaaggaaaataaaatattctatgtaatatataaagttCTAGATACATACACcttcttttatatatgtaatgAAATATGTGCTAATACAAAACagaaatttttatattctttcTTTAAACCCTATTTAGTGGAatacttaaaaaaaataaaaaacatacCAATATTCCTCTCTATTGAATTAAGTAAAACAAAACATTTAATTAGATTTATAAATGCTgatttgaaaaaaaataaaagtggaaaatttgaaaataaacataaaaatgaCACTAACAATAACAATAAGAATAACAGTTAA
- a CDS encoding putative cell cycle control protein, with protein MSSREKDEKKKKHKDHKRNVDNNYNERIRREKKEKFRSSSSYSTDYANKRKRMRTTSSSYDSSLEIRKHKRKKKRRNNSYSSSNSYNSNTDNYSNYKKEKIKNKKDVKDKVASNIKKNNNKTHDESMSSTHSSKDKVKGKKNNKKCYEEYNSISSDKYNKKKKKKESSSSDNSSVYSMKRKKKDKRNGSYEGKNVYIRRSVSSRSVSSDSNKSYSNKSSSNKSSSNKSSSNKSSSNKSSSNKSSSNKSSSNISSSNKSYSHISKYGKKKKKIYDPLKDDEKNEETLEINEDLIEYAKQKISNVTIEDVGKAGGVYIPPFKLERLKNEVTNKKSVLYQKQEWMKLKKKINNIVNKVNIDNISEVCYELFECNLIRGKGLFSRALIHAQLSSPAFTNVFTCLLCIINSKFPNIGLLTIQRIIIHFRRAYQRNDKILCFNTVKFIAHMINQRIIHEIVGLQLCSLLLKNITNDSVQVCTYFLAEVGELYTNICRKGLDIIFDRLKDIIQEGQINIKTQYDIEKLWNYRKNNFKDFPSVHDDLNLIDEEEKIIHEIDLLDENFNSQEELNIFREVPYEQYEEEDIEWKNISQELLFGDDSSNEKKKKKRKNKETNGSDSEKLSNYELDENDNSSEDSEAKKSDSNESNDDENDSDESNVDDDDDNNEEIHDMTEQYLINLRKNVYLSIMSSLSYEECVHKLLKLNIKKGYEIEICNMLIDCCCMEKTFQTFYALQAERLCKLKKIYQENFEKCFDNSFNTAHRLETAKLRNCSKFFAHLLYTDAISWSIFKIIKLTEEDTTSSTRIFIKILLQELTNNLGLQTFYHKINHPAISPFLIGLFPTDNAQNIRFCINFFTAIGLGALTSSLRKLLIT; from the coding sequence atgagtAGTAGGGAAAAAgatgaaaagaaaaaaaagcaTAAAGATCACAAAAGAAATGTGgataataattacaatGAAAGAATAAGAAGGGAGAAGAAGGAAAAGTTTCGTTCGTCATCATCTTATTCAACAGATTATGCTAATAAAAGAAAGAGGATGAGGACCACGTCTTCATCTTATGATAGTAGTTTAGAAATAAGAAAACATAAgagaaaaaagaaaagaagaaataattCTTATTCTTCATCGAATAGTTATAATAGTAATACAGATAATTATTCGAATTataagaaagaaaaaataaaaaataaaaaagatgtAAAGGATAAAGTTGCaagtaatataaaaaaaaataataataaaaccCACGATGAAAGTATGTCCTCTACTCATTCAAGTAAAGATAAAGTAaaagggaaaaaaaataataaaaaatgttatgAGGAATATAATTCAATTAGTAgtgataaatataataagaagaaaaaaaagaaggaATCGAGTTCATCAGATAATTCAAGTGTGTATAGcatgaaaagaaaaaaaaaggataaaAGAAATGGGTCCTATGAGGGTAAGAATGTGTATATTAGGCGGAGTGTTAGCAGTAGGAGTGTCAGCAGTGATAGCAATAAAAGTTATAGCAATAAAAGTAGTAGCAATAAAAGTAGTAGCAATAAAAGTAGTAGCAATAAAAGTAGTAGCAATAAAAGTAGTAGCAATAAAAGTAGTAGCAATAAAAGTAGTAGCAATATAAGTAGTAGCAATAAAAGTTATAGTCATATAAGTAAGTATGgtaaaaagaaaaaaaaaatatatgatcCATTGAAAGACGACGAAAAAAATGAGGAGACATTAGAAATTAACGAAGATCTAATTGAATATGCAAAACAAAAGATTTCTAATGTTACAATTGAAGATGTAGGAAAAGCTGGAGGTGTTTATATTCCTCCATTTAAATTAGAAAGATTAAAAAATGAGGTTACAAATAAGAAGAGTGTTTTATATCAAAAACAAGAATGgatgaaattaaaaaagaagataaataatatagtaaataaagtaaatatagataatataagTGAAGTATGTTATGAATTATTTGAATGTAATTTAATACGTGGGAAAGGATTATTTAGTCGTGCATTAATACATGCACAATTAAGTTCTCCAGCATTTACAAATGTATTTACATGtttattatgtattataaattCTAAATTTCCTAATATAGGTTTATTAACAATACAAAGgataataattcattttaGAAGAGCATATCAAAGgaatgataaaatattatgttttaataCTGTTAAGTTTATAGCACATATGATAAATCAAAGAATAATACATGAAATAGTAGGCTTACAATTATGTTCAttacttttaaaaaatataacgAATGATTCTGTTCAAGTATGTACTTATTTTTTAGCAGAAGTTGGagaattatatacaaatatttgTCGAAAGGGATTAGATATAATCTTTGATAGACTTAAAGATATTATTCAAGAAGGccaaataaatataaaaactCAATATGATATTGAAAAATTATGGaattatagaaaaaataattttaaagaTTTCCCCTCTGTTCATGATgatttaaatttaattgatgaagaggaaaaaataatacacGAAATTGATTTATTGGATGAGAATTTTAATAGTCaagaagaattaaatatttttagaGAGGTTCCTTATGAACAATATGAAGAGGAAGATATTGAAtggaaaaatatttctcaagaattattatttggAGATGATTCATcaaatgaaaagaaaaagaaaaaaagaaaaaataaagaaacAAATGGAAGTGATAGTGAAAAATTAAGTAATTACGAATTAGACGAAAATGATAATAGTAGTGAGGATAGTGAAGCCAAAAAAAGTGATAGTAATGAAAGTAACgatgatgaaaatgataGTGATGAAAGTAACGttgatgatgatgatgataataatgaagaaatacATGATATGACTGAAcaatatttaataaatttacGAAAAAATGTTTATCTATCAATTATGTCATCATTAAGTTATGAAGAATGTGTtcataaattattaaaattaaatataaaaaaaggatatGAAATAGAAATATGTAATATGTTAATAGATTGTTGTTGTATGGAAAAAACATTTCAAACATTTTATGCTTTACAAGCAGAAAGATTAtgtaaattaaaaaaaatttatcaagaaaattttgaaaaatgttttgataattcatttaataCAGCTCATAGATTAGAAACAGCTAAATTAAGAAACTGCTCAAAATTTTTTGCACATCTTTTATATACTGATGCAATATCATGGagtatttttaaaattattaaattaacAGAAGAAGACACAACTTCATCAACaagaatttttattaaaatcTTGTTACAAGAATTGACAAATAATTTAGGACTACAAACATTCtatcataaaataaatcaCCCAGCTATATCTCCATTTCTTATAGGATTATTTCCTACAGACAATGCACAAAATATAAGATTCTGTATTAACTTCTTTACAGCCATAGGATTAGGCGCCTTAACATCATCATTGAGGAAATTATTGATAACGTAA
- a CDS encoding hypothetical protein (conserved Plasmodium protein, unknown function), translated as MKLNVQEKNKILDNLKNRLFKIEKVIGDIKLYEINEDVNDPLIDKDDKKEVVEEHQNCYDEIKEYIENINIDNLYKKKEELIEIIKKHKHTNSIAIHVCTIKLILQQISKDFLNDIYNQYNEFYIYIHSNNILDVYNTFEYKRNIILSHMDFMKSYSYQIKEIMKLKDNINSYNMSETELYLERLNKIEIKNQLLFSKISSINTSLEQLAYKYGLLMKIASLIILKNKTKSL; from the exons atgaaattaaatgttcaagaaaaaaacaaaattttGGATAACCTAAAAAATCGCTTGTTTAAAATAGAAAAGGTCATAGGGGATATAAAGCTCTATGAAATTAATGAGGATGTAAACGATCCTTTAATTGATAAGgatgataaaaaagaagTAGTAGAGGAACATCAAAATTGTTATGATGaaattaaagaatatatagaaaatatcAACATCG ATAAtctttataaaaaaaaagaagaattaatagaaatcataaaaaaacataaacACACAAATAGTATAGCTATTCATGTGTGTACTATTAAATTAATACTACAACAAATATCCAAggattttttaaatgacatatataatcaat ATAAtgaattttatatatacattcATAGCAATAACATTCTAGATGTATATAATACTTttgaatataaaagaaatataattttatctCATATGGATTTTATGAAAAGCTATAGTTATCAAATAAAGGAAATTATGAAATTAAAGGATAACATAAATAGCTACAATATGTCAG AAACTGAATTATATTTAGAACgattaaataaaattgaaataaaaaatcaaTTGCTCTTCTCAAAAATTTCCTCTATTAATACTTCCCTCGAACAATTAGCTTATAAATATGGATTACtt atgAAGATTGCTTCTCtgattattttaaaaaataaaaccaaaagtttataa